In Helianthus annuus cultivar XRQ/B chromosome 3, HanXRQr2.0-SUNRISE, whole genome shotgun sequence, a single window of DNA contains:
- the LOC110928841 gene encoding cyclin-T1-4 isoform X2, whose product MSFARPHHTESSQCPGDFRSSFGRNDLHMYGTTFTANRRYVNNNHRRNYNNTHDFSNESRQRYNMYNYIDPEVLPSHKRRKFSATNWESHGTSYNHSSTYEVSSSSTKMTSTSYKRDRTRFEEKDSEFMSRDEIERFSPSRKDGIDALQETHLRYSYCAFLQNLGLRLELPQTTIGTAMVLCHRFFVRRSHASHDRFLIATATLFLAAKSEETPCPLNNVLRASSEIFHKQDFNVLCYLLPVDWYDQYRERVLEAEQMVLTTLNFELNVQHPYAHLTSILDKLGLAQSLLVNLALSLVSEGVNRRVACMHACMIFLAGG is encoded by the exons ATGTCTTTTGCTAGGCCTCACCATACCGAAAGTAGTCAATGTCCTGGTGATTTCAGATCTTCCTTTGGAAGAAATGACCTTCACATGTATGGCACAACCTTTACCGCCAACAGGCGTTACGTTAATAACAACCATAGAAGAAACTATAACAATACCCATGACTTCTCAAATGAATCTAGGCAGCGGTATAACATGTACAATTACATTGATCCTGAAGTTTTACCTTCTCATAAAAGGAGGAAATTTTCTGCCACTAATTGGGAAAGTCATGGCACATCTTATAATCACTCCTCGACATATGAAGTTTCTTCTTCAAGCACTAAGATGACTTCGACTAGCTATAAACGCGACCGTACAAGATTTGAAGAAAAAGATTCTGAATTTATGTCACGTGATGAAATTGAGAGGTTTTCTCCTTCCAGAAAAGATGGTATTGATGCTTTGCAGGAAACACATTTACGGTATTCTTACTGTGCGTTTCTTCAGAACCTTGGACTTCGCCTTGAGCT GCCACAAACTACTATTGGAACTGCTATGGTTCTATGCCACCGGTTTTTTGTCCGGCGGTCACATGCTTCACATGATAGATTT TTGATTGCTACTGCTACACTTTTTCTTGCTGCAAAGTCTGAAGAAACACCTTGCCCTCTGAACAACGTCTTGAGAGCATCTTCTGAAATCTTTCACAAGCAGGATTTCAATGTACTCTGCTATTTACTCCCTGTG GATTGGTATGATCAATACCGAGAGAGGGTGCTTGAAGCTGAGCAAATGGTTTTAACAACTCTAAATTTTGAGCTTAACGTGCAGCATCCATATGCTCATCTTACATCGATTCTTGACAAATTAGGGCTTGCACAGTCACTTTTGGTCAACCTTGCATTGAGCTTGGTTAGTGAAGG GGTCAATAGAAGAGTAGCATGCAT
- the LOC110928841 gene encoding cyclin-T1-4 isoform X3, whose amino-acid sequence MSFARPHHTESSQCPGDFRSSFGRNDLHMYGTTFTANRRYVNNNHRRNYNNTHDFSNESRQRYNMYNYIDPEVLPSHKRRKFSATNWESHGTSYNHSSTYEVSSSSTKMTSTSYKRDRTRFEEKDSEFMSRDEIERFSPSRKDGIDALQETHLRYSYCAFLQNLGLRLELPQTTIGTAMVLCHRFFVRRSHASHDRFLIATATLFLAAKSEETPCPLNNVLRASSEIFHKQDFNVLCYLLPVDWYDQYRERVLEAEQMVLTTLNFELNVQHPYAHLTSILDKLGLAQSLLVNLALSLVSEGGKV is encoded by the exons ATGTCTTTTGCTAGGCCTCACCATACCGAAAGTAGTCAATGTCCTGGTGATTTCAGATCTTCCTTTGGAAGAAATGACCTTCACATGTATGGCACAACCTTTACCGCCAACAGGCGTTACGTTAATAACAACCATAGAAGAAACTATAACAATACCCATGACTTCTCAAATGAATCTAGGCAGCGGTATAACATGTACAATTACATTGATCCTGAAGTTTTACCTTCTCATAAAAGGAGGAAATTTTCTGCCACTAATTGGGAAAGTCATGGCACATCTTATAATCACTCCTCGACATATGAAGTTTCTTCTTCAAGCACTAAGATGACTTCGACTAGCTATAAACGCGACCGTACAAGATTTGAAGAAAAAGATTCTGAATTTATGTCACGTGATGAAATTGAGAGGTTTTCTCCTTCCAGAAAAGATGGTATTGATGCTTTGCAGGAAACACATTTACGGTATTCTTACTGTGCGTTTCTTCAGAACCTTGGACTTCGCCTTGAGCT GCCACAAACTACTATTGGAACTGCTATGGTTCTATGCCACCGGTTTTTTGTCCGGCGGTCACATGCTTCACATGATAGATTT TTGATTGCTACTGCTACACTTTTTCTTGCTGCAAAGTCTGAAGAAACACCTTGCCCTCTGAACAACGTCTTGAGAGCATCTTCTGAAATCTTTCACAAGCAGGATTTCAATGTACTCTGCTATTTACTCCCTGTG GATTGGTATGATCAATACCGAGAGAGGGTGCTTGAAGCTGAGCAAATGGTTTTAACAACTCTAAATTTTGAGCTTAACGTGCAGCATCCATATGCTCATCTTACATCGATTCTTGACAAATTAGGGCTTGCACAGTCACTTTTGGTCAACCTTGCATTGAGCTTGGTTAGTGAAGG